A stretch of the Leishmania infantum JPCM5 genome chromosome 30 genome encodes the following:
- a CDS encoding pre-mRNA cleavage complex II Clp1-like protein → MQPRKTHTSLHLRQEAVTIQWNAGQEGGSVLLLSGKVELFRSSLTRNLRYAFPAEACIVLEAFGDAVVQIDGDAITVQTPISGALDEIHALLDTARVDAMLAIDERSKKSLSSSEELKDSWQGPRVLVVGENQWEREVVSRALLNLAVRHGSPYGICYVDVDVAMPMVGCPGTVSAAFVEEPVTAPEDFSVMMPLTFFHGAASVTSATRKRYLDLCVCAAQAATSLGFANSKFEAGGFLIHSLSPSTDIQHDVLSDVISIFAVTHVVVTGADWELEKFLNNAVVGRTVHFVRLPKLAGGQSPSAAGAEQRRRAQLEHYFFGTPRTPLMPVRGVARMSELVLLHAETFEPLSWREVPDLGLAAVVWADTAASAVEANVAGFVALLEVGKQFVSFLAPSGGELPKPFLVVSPSLHLPRELVMPLPVT, encoded by the coding sequence ATGCAGCCGCGTAAGACGCACACCTCGCTTCATCTCCGCCAGGAGGCCGTTACGATACAATGGAATGCGGGGCAGGAAGGCGGCTCTGTTCTGCTTCTCAGTGGAAAAGTAGAGCTGTTTCGTAGTTCACTGACGCGCAACTTGCGCTACGCCTTTCCGGCGGAGGCGTGCATTGTGCTGGAGGCCTTTGGTGACGCCGTTGTGCAGATCGACGGAGACGCAATCACCGTGCAGACCCCGATAAGCGGTGCTCTCGATGAGATCCACGCGCTGCTAGACACTGCACGCGTGGATGCAATGCTGGCCATTGACGAGCGCAGCAAGAAATCCCTGTCCAGCTCCGAGGAGCTCAAAGACTCTTGGCAGGGCCCTCGTGTGCTTGTTGTCGGCGAGAACcagtgggagagggaggtggtgtCGCGAGCACTGCTCAACCTCGCGGTTCGCCACGGTAGCCCGTACGGCATCTGCTACGTGGACGTGGATGTGGCGATGCCTATGGTGGGCTGTCCAGGTACGGTGTCGGCTGCGTTTGTGGAAGAACCGGTGACAGCTCCGGAGGACTTTTCTGTGATGATGCCGCTGACGTTTTTCCACGGCGCGGCCTCTGTCACGAGTGCGACGCGGAAGCGCTACTTGGatctgtgcgtctgtgcggcGCAAGCGGCCACCTCGCTCGGGTTCGCCAACTCCAAGTTTGAAGCGGGCGGCTTCTTGATCCACTCCTTGTCCCCTTCCACCGACATTCAGCACGACGTGCTGAGCGACGTCATCTCCATTTTCGCCGTCACGcacgtcgtcgtcaccgGCGCAGATTGGGAGCTGGAAAAGTTTCTGAACAACGCTGTCGTGGGCCGCACAGTGCACTTTGTGCGGCTGCCGAAGCTGGCGGGTGGGCAGTcgcccagcgccgccggggcggagcagcgtcggcgcgcgcAGTTGGAGCACTACTTTTTTGGCACCCCACGTACTCCTCTGATGCCGGTGCGCGGTGTGGCACGAATGTCGGAGTTGGTGCTCCTCCACGCGGAGACATTCGAGCCACTGAGCTGGAGAGAGGTGCCGGACCTGGGTCTTGCCGCGGTCGTCTGGGCCGACACGGCTGCGTCTGCCGTGGAGGCGAACGTCGCGGGGTTTGTCGCCTTGCTGGAGGTCGGAAAGCAGTTTGTCAGCTTCCTCGCTCCATCGGGTGGCGAGCTGCCCAAGCCGTTTTTGGTGGTCTCGCCGTCCCTGCACCTACCACGGGAACTGGTGATGCCCCTTCCGGTAACGTAG